aatattgcataatattataatataatgacATTGAAAATCTTTGGGGCGTTATAACTTCttcccttttaaaaaatttcatccttgaaattTACGTAAGTTGAAAAGCCAAGGATGTTATTGTCTCATCGCCTTCTTACTCTCCCAAGCGACATCTTCAACCTTATTGTTTCTCCATAATGCTTTCTTcaattatatgtgttagatCTTGAGTTCTTTAATCTCTCGGgctaaaattttgatatgttcTTCTTCATAAGTCAAAACATATAGAATCTCAATTGTCTCAAGAGTAATGACATGATAAGGGTCTAGCCGATACTTTCTCAACATCGACACATGAAGAACATTATGAATCCTCTCCAAGTTGGGTGATAAAAGTCAATCAATATGCCATAGGGCATATATGCTCAATTATCTCATATGGTTCAATgaattttaggcttaattttccTTTCATGCCAAACAGGAGGACCTTCTTCAATGAAAACACTTTTAAGAATGCATTTTCACTACCTTTGTAGCCTGtcctttcttttcaagtttGCATAAGACTTTTACTTGTTAGAAATTGCTTTCAAATTATCCCtgattttcttcactttttcttcaatcTCTCAGATCAAGTTTGGGCCAACTACCTTGATTTTACTCAACTTTGTCCAACACAAGGGAGCCCACACTTTCTACCATATTTGCTTCATAAAGCGCTACTTGAATTCTCGTCTAGTAGttgttattataagcaaatcTCATAGATGGTAGATACTTTTTTTCAACTCCTtacaaattcaataataaaactTCTCAACATGTCTTCCCGTATCTGAATAATTCACTCTAATTAACCACCCATTCGAGGGTGAAAAGTTACGCTAAGATTGAATCACATACACAAAGCTTCGTGAAGTTTCCCCCAAAGTCTAGAAATAAAACATGGATCTctattagaaataataaatttacagttttggtcataattttaaatttaaaaaatcacctaaaatttatttacactaaattttattgacatgtaatatttaaaatgaacataaattcataatttgatcatttattttaaatgtgttcCTGGTCATATCTTAATGACCTTTGACacctaaaatgataattaagttGACAGAAAAAACTTGACTATAtgtgttttaaagtttaaaaatcaattaaaggtatgaacaataattttaaaatgataacttttaaaacgtttgattaaatttacccttaacaaatatatactaaattgatttttcgaaactatttttttcacGAAAAACTGAtattatataaacaattttaataagggtaaattacatcaacaGTCACTCAATTTTGATGCAGCTGACAAAATAGTTACTCTagtttcaattcagtcactcaacttttaaaaaataacaaaacaatcacTAACGTTATCAAAAAGTGACAAATCAGTCACCCATTAACATTTCTCGTCACTGTCTTAATAAGACTACTGACGTGGCCAGTTAACTTGCCACGTTGGAGGAGCAGTCAAAGGGTCAAACTTTACATTGGtttagggaaaaaataaaataggtgggttggtttagggtaaaaaaaaacacaaattgaTTGTGATTAAGGAGAGGAAAAGATTGGTATTTTTCATCTGCAATTTATTTGGTTAGAAATCGATTAACAGGGTTAAGGGTTATAAATCAATTGGTATTTTTCATCTGCAATTTGTTTGGTTAGAAATCGATTAACAAGGTTAAGGGTTAAGAATCGATTGGtatttttcatttacaatttGCATTTCACTTTGTTGTGAGGTTTCCCACTTCAAGATTTCATCTTTTCCTCTTtctatttttgagttttattcaaaaataaaaaattatttgtccTTTCATGAGGAagatctgattttttttttccgtTTCCTGTAAGACCCAATCCTAAtatgtcatttttttttgtGCTGAAACCCCTCTTCTCTATTTGGGATACCAAAATCTACTGAACCTGAAATAGGTCTAAATCCAATACATATTTATTCAAGATCCatactcttttttttaacatttatcgTCCCTCCAATGTGATTGTTCTCATGAAGAGGTCACTCAAACCCTTGATAAGCATTCTAATGCTTGTTGCATTGACTGCAACCTTAAGCTTTCGGATTGCCGGTCCTCACTGCGATGTCTTTACTATTCCAATTGGGTTGGAGTCAACCAGGGTCATAATCCAACCCCCACAAACCCAAATTTTTAACTCCATTTTACTCAAGTTTGCATCTATTGATATAGGTGAAGCAAAATCCAAGCTTGAAATAAAGTAGttgttggaaagccactttccTAATCAAGGAAGGCAAAGGAACTTTGCAACTTCGAGGAGCTTCAATTATCATGATGCCAAATCCAAAAATTCTAATGGATTACCGGTATTATTGAGGTCCccaaaattttatagtattgGTTAAGATTTTAGGAGGAATCTACAACTTTGGGCAAGAAAAAAGATGAGATCTTAAAGTGGGAAATCTCACGACAAAGTGAAATGCAAATTGCAGATGAAAGTTAAAATAAGAATCATGGTCAAATCTccatttttttctattcttcttctcctcctcttcttcttctttttttccctttttcttcttctactgTCTAAACCCTAAACTGGTGCTAAAAGATGTCGTTTAAATTGGTGCTTAACGTCCAGCTAACTGGTTAATGACAGCAAGGAGCCGTCAACTGCCATGTCATTTTTCTGTTACGTCTGTAACAGAAAATAGTTAAAaggattattttgttatttttcaaaagttgagtgactaaattgaaattaaagtgGCTGTTTTGTCAACTGCattaaaattgagtgactgttggtgtaatttacccttttaataaaaacaagaaatggTAAAATGAAGCTTTAGAATTGAGAGTATACCGCGCACAAGTGCTGTTATTGAGAAGAATGGTGGCAGTAGGAAAACAAGCGTAGAAGACACTACTCAGGGCTAAAGGATTCCACAAGCATTTAACATGTGATTAGTTGGGtacaaaagttaaaagaatagaggaaatagaaaaaataaaaaaattttgagtatgTCTGAGAGAATAGAAAACAGTAAaaaatgagtattttttatCTTAAGCATAAAAgttaatcttttcaaatttaaatgattaaaaaaacaaagaaaatgaaaaaaatgtatatgttaattcaaaattttacatttttcacattatttattttctttcattttccatctttacaatcaaacaagataaaattatatatatatatatatatatatatatatattatctcttcaattttctttctactCTATTTAAGTTGAGTTGAAAACAGAAAAGCAGGTTTACAGGCTGTacagcaatatatatatatatatatatatgtatgtatgtatgtataggACCCCACTCCCCTGCCCCTACAACACGGAAAAGGAGCGCGGCAGTGTATATCCAAAATATTCCAAGAAGCAATAAGTCATTTATCAACAAAACAATCCTTCTATTGAAAATCAGAGATGCTGTGGTTTAGAGGGTCAGTTTAGCCCACcacttctcttctttcttcatcTCCACCACATTTTATTTCCCACAATTCACCACTTACCTCTTTTACATTAACCCTTTTAAAAGTGTTCAATGatcataaaaattaacttaacatgaaataatgaaatgagaGGAAAAATATGCCAATGCTCAATCTCCTTTGTCTCAGACGGAAACGAGCTTTCATACAATAAATTAGTAAAAGCAAATTAGAACATTATCCATCCACTGAATTTTCTATCATcaagttgaaataaaataaaaaggcaaGCCAAGACCGTTTCACCCGCCCCCCATCCACATCCACAATGGTAGATACACCatacaaaaatgattaaataaatcgCTGGCACCGAATTCCACAGTACCAAACCAGTAATGCAGTTAATCTACTTTTCCAGAAATGATACCAAACCGGTAAAGAGATGCTTAATATAGAATACATTAATAGCTTTGAAcatctataaattaaaattcacatGCTTGGTGTCGACGTGGTAAGCTCTAAGCACcactaaacaaaacaaaaagcaTACATGAAAGATGTACCAAGGCTTGGAGTTAGAAAATCCCATCATTTTTAGTATCTTCTAGATGCAAAATAGTGAAGATTCATTTTAGCATTGCCTAAATTCCAATCACAACCTAAAAAATTACAATGAACATTGATTAATCACGATAAACTCAGTTTTAAAACAGAAATCATATAGATAACATAAATGAACACAAATCCACAAAATCTACTACCTTCAGGGGAAGGTTACACATCATTCCAGAACACAACACCTGTTGCTGAACATTAGAGGAGAAACAAGCTCCTTTTGTTTCTCAATCTTCTTTTCTGAATCAACATGGGGAAAATCCCAACTCCATACCACCTCCGGGAAACTGCACATGATATCATTCTTGTTCATAGCATGGAATCAGTTCTTGCAGGCAACCTCCTGAAGAAATTGAGAGGCACTGAAGGAAGCTTATGGCGGAACCTTGGATGCCTCAAAATGTAAAATCCTGCTAGAAGAGCCACAACCTGGAAAGGTGTGACATACAAAACTATAGCAGCAACCAAACAGAAAATTACGAATAAAGCGGTGGCTCTTGGGTCTCTCCAGCTTAAAAGAGATTGCAGCCTCTCACCCTGTGTGGCTAAATCACCAACCACCGTCTGAATTCTCCCAGCAATACTTCTCAGTCGATCATATCTCATCCTGACAATATCTGATGGGCGGGAAGTAGGAAATGTGTCAAACTCTTCATCCAGTTCATCAGGATGTGCCGAATCTGCATGAGAAAGGCGTGTGTCCATGTGAGGAGGATGTCTTGGTCGCCATCTATAATACCAAACCCCAATCAAGAACAGGTAGAGGAAAATTGTAGGCAAAATAAGCTCTGGATAGAGGACCAGTATGATAAACAAGATGTGAATCAATACTGTCGTAATTGGGTTTTTCCAATTACAGATCTGATCAAACCATTTTCCAACAGCAATTAACCCGCCCAAAACATTCATAATTCTGAAGAAGTTGGCTTTGCTTCTCCTCATGCTCCACATGTGAGAACCAACATCTAGCATATACTCCACCACCTCTTTTCTCAATGGCGGCTCTGCTCGTCCTAGCCTCATTGACACAATCTGTGTGGCCTGGTGCCTCAAGCTATCAAGCTGGCTAACAGTCAATGGATGAAGGTAATGCATTTTTGGCAAGAGAGGATGCGAGTACATATGCATCATATTAAGCAAGGAAGAGCAAGAGAACCTCACAGCCAAGTGAATTTCACCCATCTTTTTTACCCCATTTGGATGTAGCACCAGAAGTGGATATGAGTGAGTATAAACCCGATCAGTTTCAAGAGTGGAGAGTCGAATTCTCACCTTCCCGATCTTAGTATCCTTTGCTCCTGCAGCCTTATCTCCTCCATGTAAATGGCAATTATCAAACACCCCAATAGTTATGACAGTACAAGGATCAAAAACCTCCCATGTATACTGCTCATTCCACTTGGGTGCAAAGCTATCGATGATTGTCCTTGTTCGTACCCATTTTTGACCATATTTTGCAACACAATAAGCATCAGTCGTACCTCTTCCGTCTTTATTCTTCATTGGCATTAGGCCATGTGCATTAAGAATCCCCAATTCCAGAACCCCGATGCTAGACTTCCACAACTGTTTTGCAGTTGGCCTAAGATCACTACTGTAATGGGTAGACTCATCCAGAACATGATAGCCACCTTCCAAACAAATCCTCATATGAATTCTGCTAGCAAACTTggtctctttcttcttctctcctTCTATAATAACATGCTTCTCAAGATTAAACCACCTACTATTCACGGCTTTATGATCAAGCCTCCTGTCTACATATTGTAAAGGAATTGCACACTTACCCAAAACTTCATCCTTATTAGGAGCAACCCTGTCTTCTACACTCAAAATTAGAGGCTCCTCAAAAGGTTCTGCTGCCACGAACATTAGATCCTCATTCCACATTGGATTAATACCCCTGGCCTGAGAAATCCTAGTCCTTAAAGCCTGATTTCCCAAAATAGCCTTCACAAAAACTTCAGGATACCGACCCTTGTCACCTGGCTGCAAATCCTGAGCCTCAATCACATTGACCCTCAAATACCAAAGCTTTGGAGAGAGATATACTTTAGATCGAATATTGGCCAGACCATCAGCTCCGCTAACAAAAGCAGCATCAGAATGCCACGCTTCAGGAAATGCTTCATCAGCTTGAGTTCCCATCCAAACAGCCAACATCAACTCCCCCTTAACCTTATGTCCCTGCCTATCCTCCAACCTATACCACTGCGGTGCCAGTGGACTATCTGGTGGAACCCTTTTGGGAATCTCATTGAGATCAAAGAAAACCTTCCCAATGAAGTCATCCTTCACAAAATCCTTGTCTTTAACTGTAACCTCAAGCAATGAAGCCTGAAGCCTATCTTTCGAAAATGCGAACACCTGATTCCACTCAGGATTCGACTTTTTCTCAAAAAAGCGAGTTTTACCCAAGTAGTTTCCAAGCTTAACCTCAACATAAGGATCGCAACTGCCTGTAACATCTTTCCCTGGCAAATCCTTCGCCTTTACAACCCGTACATACAAGTATTGCATCTGCTCTACCAAGTCATAAGTACTAGTAAGCTTGTCGCCACTGACCTTTCCACCACCAAGGTGGGGATTGGTCTCTTTGAGGGCGAAATCTTCAGGTGGAGGACGGGGCATCATCTTTGGAAACAAACAAAGAGACCCAAGAAAAACCTGGAAATAAAGTCCGATGGTTAACCACGTATCCCCCCCAATAAAAGTTCAATATCACCCGTTAAATAAcgaaagaaggaaaaatcagTTCAAAAATTCAAATGTTTTGAAAGAACCTAAAAGATCGGAACAAATTCGTCAttaaaaaaaggggggaaaacCCTGAGTTTCCCTAAATGCCATGGAAActaaaaaagaagtaaaaaagaaagagaatatCCAAAGATTCAACATTTAAAGCGACAccaaatattataaatgaagTTACATCCATTTAATTATATGAACTCAAAACGACAATAGATTATACATAAAACGCAAAAACCAGTCATAGAAGGTAAGCATGGAAGACAGACATGCACGAAACTTACACCAGTTTTTTTAAGTGAGAAGCGTA
The window above is part of the Gossypium raimondii isolate GPD5lz chromosome 9, ASM2569854v1, whole genome shotgun sequence genome. Proteins encoded here:
- the LOC105799537 gene encoding FT-interacting protein 3, which gives rise to MMPRPPPEDFALKETNPHLGGGKVSGDKLTSTYDLVEQMQYLYVRVVKAKDLPGKDVTGSCDPYVEVKLGNYLGKTRFFEKKSNPEWNQVFAFSKDRLQASLLEVTVKDKDFVKDDFIGKVFFDLNEIPKRVPPDSPLAPQWYRLEDRQGHKVKGELMLAVWMGTQADEAFPEAWHSDAAFVSGADGLANIRSKVYLSPKLWYLRVNVIEAQDLQPGDKGRYPEVFVKAILGNQALRTRISQARGINPMWNEDLMFVAAEPFEEPLILSVEDRVAPNKDEVLGKCAIPLQYVDRRLDHKAVNSRWFNLEKHVIIEGEKKKETKFASRIHMRICLEGGYHVLDESTHYSSDLRPTAKQLWKSSIGVLELGILNAHGLMPMKNKDGRGTTDAYCVAKYGQKWVRTRTIIDSFAPKWNEQYTWEVFDPCTVITIGVFDNCHLHGGDKAAGAKDTKIGKVRIRLSTLETDRVYTHSYPLLVLHPNGVKKMGEIHLAVRFSCSSLLNMMHMYSHPLLPKMHYLHPLTVSQLDSLRHQATQIVSMRLGRAEPPLRKEVVEYMLDVGSHMWSMRRSKANFFRIMNVLGGLIAVGKWFDQICNWKNPITTVLIHILFIILVLYPELILPTIFLYLFLIGVWYYRWRPRHPPHMDTRLSHADSAHPDELDEEFDTFPTSRPSDIVRMRYDRLRSIAGRIQTVVGDLATQGERLQSLLSWRDPRATALFVIFCLVAAIVLYVTPFQVVALLAGFYILRHPRFRHKLPSVPLNFFRRLPARTDSML